TTGCTAAGCTTCTTGCCCCCTACCACCACATTTCTAACTTCAGTTTTTCCCCCTTGTCCCTTGCAACTCCTAGAGTTGTGACCCTTGTTCTTGCATTTGCTACAAGTAACTGTAAGGAACTTCCTGGTCAAACTTTTACCTTGATTATTTGGTTCTTCAGTTTGAGCTCTCTTTCTCTTCTTTTTTGGTCTCCCCACCTgcataattaataaattataaaacaaTATAAGCGTATACTAACTTGTAAATTGAAAATTATTTACCTGTTTAGTATGTTTGGGGGGTGTTAGTGTTGTGGGGCAATCTGACTTTGGCCACATACTTCTTCCATTGATTGGTTGAACTTTGTACTTGTACATTTCATTCCATGTGCTTAACCTATAACATGGATGTACCCACTCCTCAAGAGGTGGGACATTTTTTGCCCCATGCTCAACCTTATCCCAAATGGCACTAACAAGATGAGAGCATGGTATCCCAGTGATCTCTGTATGCCTGCAACTACAGTTCCTGTCCCTCCAATTAACCACAAATTGTTCCCCCATTGTCCCAGTAACTTGAGTCTTCTCAGCACCATTAAATATGCAAGTGTATTGAGAAGCATCTTTCTTAACTCCATCTAAAAGTTTTGTGGCTGTTGGGGTAAGAGGCCCTTGAGACTTATCTATCACATTTTGCACAATACAAATTCGTTTCATTAAGTATTCCCTAATATATTCTAAACATGTAATTATAGGTTTGTCTCGAGCATCTAACAACTTTGAGTTGAAAACTTCACATAAATTATTCAACAAAATATCTGTATGTGCTCTTCCTGTACAATGCAACAAAATATCTTATAAGAATCTGTCAAAGTGTAAATCTTCATTGAATCTGTCAAGGTGTCTAACTGTTATATAAGGGTAAATATACCTGAAATATGTGCTCTGGCCCAATGTTTGGGTGGAATTTTCTTTAACCAATCACATGCCTTTGAATTGAACTTGTTAAAATCTTCCATGAATCTGTCAAAGTGTCTAACTGTTGTTGCTGTTGCACATTACCATAAATGATCTCTGTGCTCCTTCCCCCTCCATTATAGCTTCATGTTTTCGTGAATATGTCTTAAACAAAACCTGTGTTCAGCGCTAGGGAATAGGTTGGCAATGGCAGGTAAAATCCCCTAATAAACAAGTaacaaaaatgttattttttaaaGGTAGCAGACAAAATTACACAGATGTCATGAACAAGTATCATAAGAAGACTAACCTTTTGCCTGTCAGAAATAAATGTGAAGTTTGAATTTGTAGACAGCTCCAAATCTTCACCTAGACACTCTAGAAACCAACTCCATGAGCTTTTGTTCTCGGCTTCAACTATGGCATATGCTAGTGGGTAGATCCCATTATTGGAATCAAGACCCACAGCAGTGAGAACCTGTCCAGGGTAAGGTCCCTTCATGAAAGCCCCATCGAATCCTAACAAATCTCTTAAACCTGCCTTAAAACCCAGTTTTAATGCACCTAAACAGACATAAATTCTCTTAAACATCCTAGTTTCCAAGTTTGCATTTGGTTCACTATATACATCAATCTTCACAGTTTTTCCTGGGTTGCACTGTTGTAATTCTAGTACATAATCCCTGAGAAGGCTGTATTGCTTTTCATAATCTCCATGAACATGTTTCTGTGCAAGCTGTTTAGCCCTAAAGACCTTCATTCTTGACATCCCCACCTCGTATGTCTTTTGTAACTCTACACGCAAAGCTTTGACTGGGATAGTTGGGTTTCCTTCCACTTGTTGAAGAATGGTGGTTGCAAGAAACTTAGAAGTACACGCTTTAATAGATCTTGACTGCACACATCTATGCTCATGAACCAAAGTTTTCACCATCCAATCGCTTTCTTCATCAGATCTAGAAATTAATACCACCCAAGGGCATGTTGCTTTTTGTGAACTGATTGTTTTGTCCTTGCATTTTATTCTACTTTTTGTCCATGGCCCAGCTGTCATTTCTTGGACCATACCCCTGCATTTTGCCCTAATTCTTTGTTTATCATTTTTTGCAAAATAAATGTTTCTCCTAGTTCGAATTGAATGCATTTTAATGTAGTCCTTCGCTTCTGATGAGGAATTAAATATTTGACCCAGATAGAATGCAGTTTCATGTACTACTCCTGATGAACACGTGGTTGGTTTGTTTAACCTTCTCATTAACTTCTTCCTCTCATCTTCTTCTACACGAGCTGATTCAAACAACTGTGTATCTATCACCTCCAAATCGTCATCAACTGTGACATCAGGTGCATTGAATGATTGGTGGTTATCTAGATTTGGAAAAGAATAAACACCACTGTGGAAGTCTTTCATATTCACTTCGACATCCTCCAACATATTAAGTTCATCCACTAAAAAGTCACTATCCTCGCTTATATTTCCATTGGTACTAGTCTCACCACTAATAGCATCTCTAATTTCTTCATTGTCCCCCATCTGTTGGTAATCATCGTCCCCCATCTGTTGGTAATCATTATGATCCATATAAAAGAAAGGATCAAAGTCTTCTGAAGGTCCAACATCTTGGGCTTTGTTAAGCTCCTCACTTGCAGGCTGAACTCCAACATCTTTCAATACATCTCTATCAAAATGTCCAAAAGGTACAACGGACCTAGAAAAGTCATAGTTCTCATTCAAGTCCAATTTTCTACTACATGATCCTACCTCTGTACTTGTAAACTTTTTTCGATTGAGTTCCGGAGAAATAGGCTCATTGATTTCTTCCAATACGACCTTATTTGGAGAACATAAAGTATGTATGGAGTCTAGTAGTTCCATGTTCAGTATACACCATAATCTCTTTATGATTAGCGACATGCTTACTTAACAAAAGTACGTCTGAGTCATTACCTAAAGGAAGTAACCCATAATCGATTTCAATCTCTGGAATCAAGAAGTGGTAGTAGATAGGCTCACCGTTGATATAACCTATCTCCTTCATCATATTGTCTAAATCATGTACGGAGAACACGTCCATGTCTACGTAGTCAACATAGTCAATACTCCCACCAACGTAACGTCTTCCTGGGTATTTTGTGAACATACCCCCATGGTGAATCTTGAATGTGCAAAAACTACTTAACTCaactgaaaaacaaataaataatgatATGAGGAAAGAATGAAGTCTCAAAATTGAATGTGCATAAATTACTTAACAAAATTGGAAGTTGTTAACTGATCACTCACCATAAGCTTTGATCAGGTCAAGATTTTCTGAGAATTTTGAACGGACATTCCACAAAGTTAGAACCATCGCAGATGATGAAGATGAAAACCCTAGTTTCCGTTTGATGTTTTGCAGTGACGAAGATGATAAACCAGAGGAGAAAAGAAAGGGACGATTTCTTGGGGCAACGTAAATGGCAGCTGGATGTAAGGATCATTTATGTATATGATCATTTCGTGTAACAAAGCAATAGACGAAAATACCCTCGTGTGAGGGTCACGTGATTTAGATAAACGGCAACAATTAAACGGAGTATGTCATAAGGACTATTCGTGCAACAATTTGGAACCACAAGGACCATACTCGTCCAAAATTCCTCATAAGGACTATCTTTGGTCTCTCGtgccaaccacagggaccatctgtgtaattttgtctaaaattAATTTGGAGTGTCGATATTGGTAAATGACTTAACTATCCTTGTTGATTTtcataaattattatttattttataattatatatctCATCAAAAATATAACTACATACTTAAATAAACAACACTATAATTCTTGCTCGTAACTTTAAAACTATATTAATGAAATCCAACGACATACATTAAGCCTAAAATTGCATAGAAAAAATCAATGCACTGCCATATAAAATTAGCACATTAGTTATATCATTTTCAGATACTAAAAGTAAACACACATATTTGAATGCATGAatttaaaagtaaataaatagTTGAAGACTGAAGTTTGAAGGTTAATTCAGTGTtctgaaaaagatgaaaaattgAGTTTAAATTATACAATTAAGTTTAAATTATTTAGGTATATCTCAACAATTGCGTCAAATGCTTGAGAAAAACGAACAATCTTTAAACTGATCTTTTTAGCAAACTGCTAAACTTGTCCCCATGGTTTGCAATTTCTTTGGATGTAGTTTAGAAAGATTCCAACAGTGAAAATGTttgattgataaagttttattgtggttttggtctatgacttaaacattttttttttgcattagCTTGCTAAATGTGCTCACATACCCATTCTACCCTCCTTCAAAACtttattaaattatttattattaataaatatt
The genomic region above belongs to Lactuca sativa cultivar Salinas chromosome 4, Lsat_Salinas_v11, whole genome shotgun sequence and contains:
- the LOC111875889 gene encoding uncharacterized protein LOC111875889, yielding MEDFNKFNSKACDWLKKIPPKHWARAHISGRAHTDILLNNLCEVFNSKLLDARDKPIITCLEYIREYLMKRICIVQNVIDKSQGPLTPTATKLLDGVKKDASQYTCIFNGAEKTQVTGTMGEQFVVNWRDRNCSCRHTEITGIPCSHLVSAIWDKVEHGAKNVPPLEEWVHPCYRLSTWNEMYKYKVQPINGRSMWPKSDCPTTLTPPKHTKQVGRPKKKRKRAQTEEPNNQGKSLTRKFLTVTCSKCKNKGHNSRSCKGQGGKTEVRNVVVGGKKLSKAKKQGDGKKEKPKMKEKTKLKDKSKMKEKV